One genomic segment of Mycolicibacterium chubuense NBB4 includes these proteins:
- a CDS encoding DUF4244 domain-containing protein has protein sequence MRERCRDLRDRVIVLAVADDGMSTVEYAIGTIAAAAFGAILYSVVTGDSIVSALTNIISRALNTNV, from the coding sequence TTGAGAGAACGCTGTCGGGACCTGCGGGATCGGGTCATCGTGCTGGCCGTCGCCGACGACGGGATGTCAACGGTCGAGTACGCGATCGGCACGATCGCCGCAGCGGCCTTCGGGGCCATCCTGTACTCGGTGGTCACCGGCGATTCCATCGTCAGCGCCTTGACCAACATCATCAGCCGTGCGCTGAACACCAA
- a CDS encoding type II secretion system F family protein: protein MSWAAVLLAAAVLAVPRVSSTRAHRVSPRAHDSRGPAVANDNLAVAASLDVLAACLRSGMAVSAAASAVSAAAPAPMAAVLSRAADLLALGADPARAWAGPDDSTDSAMQAFARMARRSAASGTALAHGVEDLAVQLRGEAADAASARAERASVLIAGPLGLCYLPAFLCLGIVPVVAGLAGEVLQSGVL from the coding sequence ATGAGCTGGGCCGCAGTTCTGCTCGCCGCCGCGGTGCTGGCGGTGCCGCGGGTGTCCTCGACGCGGGCGCACCGCGTGTCGCCACGAGCACACGACAGCCGCGGTCCCGCGGTCGCGAACGACAATCTCGCGGTGGCGGCCAGCCTCGACGTTCTCGCCGCGTGCCTGCGATCGGGGATGGCGGTGTCGGCTGCCGCGAGCGCGGTTTCCGCCGCGGCACCGGCCCCGATGGCGGCTGTGCTGTCCCGGGCAGCCGACCTGCTCGCGCTGGGCGCCGACCCTGCCCGCGCCTGGGCGGGCCCCGACGACTCCACGGACTCGGCGATGCAGGCGTTCGCCCGGATGGCGCGCCGGTCGGCGGCCTCGGGCACGGCGCTGGCGCACGGAGTCGAGGATCTCGCGGTCCAGCTCCGCGGCGAGGCCGCCGACGCCGCGAGCGCCAGAGCCGAACGCGCGTCGGTGCTGATCGCCGGTCCGCTCGGGCTGTGTTACCTGCCCGCGTTCCTGTGCCTGGGCATCGTTCCTGTCGTCGCCGGGCTGGCCGGCGAAGTCCTGCAGTCAGGAGTGCTGTGA